Below is a window of Bos indicus isolate NIAB-ARS_2022 breed Sahiwal x Tharparkar chromosome 19, NIAB-ARS_B.indTharparkar_mat_pri_1.0, whole genome shotgun sequence DNA.
AGCTGGAGTCAGGATGAGGTGGCTGAGTTCTGGGCCTTGGCGTGCTGCCATGAGCTGTGGGAGAGGCCTGGTCAGAACACGGGGCTTCATCTGGAGATGGGCAGGGGTCAGGGGGGTGATCGGTGATCGATCAAGCAGAGTGAGCCGGCTCTACTGCATGCCTCCAGCTGCGCACTGGGACCCAGGTCTACTGCCCGAGCCTAGGAACTGGGGAGAGTCGACCCACATGGGAGGAATGGGGGACCCTGGTTTCTGCGGACAATCTTGAGAAGCTGAAAAAACCTACCCGAGGGCAGGACTGCAGTCCCCCCGTTACCCCGTCCCACTGCCCAGGAAGATTTGACTTGCTGGCTCTGCACGTCACGTGAGCATGCCACTGTGAGTGAGGATGTGCAGTCTGTCTCCTCTCTGCGGGTCATCCCCTCCCTCATCTCTGCACCGTCAAGAGGCCCCTGCTCATCACGTGGATCCAGAGAGGCCCCAGCAGCCCGTGCCCTCGCCCACCCGCTCTGTGCCACTGATGGGGGAGGAGGCTCCCCTCAGCCCCCAGTTCCCCAGCTTCTCATCCCTCCACCCAGCGTCCTCTCCCCTGGCCTCCATTTCAgcctctctctgcttctcaaaGGGGAGTAGACTCTGCCCAGAGGCGGAGCATGAAGAAGGGTTCTTGGAGGCTTGGGAACCGCTGTTTTGTGTGTGATATGGGCAGCGAGGGGCCCAAGAGGGGGGAAGCCACAGCCTGAGGGATGTGTACCCTGGGGGGAACCAGAGCCAAGGTGGGACGTAGAAAGTTGCCTGGGGTCACAGTGCAGAATTGCCGGGGAAGGAAGAGGATTTGGGGTTCTGTGGGGGCAGAGTCTTGTGGTCGCCTAGAGCTGCAGGTGGGGAGACAGTGACCCCCTGGTCGCCTCCAGGACTGGGGAGGATGGATGAGCATGACATCCACCCTCGGACTTCCCATCCTGACCACAATGAAATGACGCATCCCAGAGGGCGGGGATGTGCCACGGAAGAGGAACCCAGCTTGTTCCTGCTCTGTGGATGGGCGTGTGAGACTGAGAGAGGATCTGCTGTGGGTTGGACGAGGAGGGTCAGCCTCCCGGATCGAGGGGCCTGGCACCTGTCTAGTCGCTGGACTGAGAGGAGCTGAGGTCAGCGGGTCCTTGCCCCGGACCAGCTGTGTTCCCCTCCCCCTAAACTTCCTGCCTCCTGACCCCTGGACCATCTGACCTGACCCGGGACGGGACCAGGAAGCAGAGAGGCCCAGAGGAGCAGAAGTGGGTACTGGGAGGGACTCCTCTGAGGAGGTTTGATTTTgtccctgcccagggcctggcgCTGCTGCAGGTGGCATCCCTTCTGGGGAAATGACCCCGAGGGTCAGGGCTGGGTGGCTGccttcatctctgctgctgctccagCTCCCAGGTGAGTGGCTCAGCCCTTCCTGtgaaggggaggggcagggctggagctgagtgagcagggggagaggggagaagttTCTAGAAGGGGCTGCCACCTGTTTCAGCAGCGAGCGGAGGGTTCAGGGCGCTAAGCAGGTGAGCCTGGTCCACTGTGCTGGTGGGAGGGGGCGCCTGTGATGGTCACACCTCAACGGTCACAGTCAGGGATGACCTCTTGgggcaccacacacacacacacacacacattcacacacacatggaGGTTTTCCCATCCTGGGCTCTTCTGTCTCTGAGGACACCCTCTCCTCTGTGAGGAGGGAGCTCCTCCCCGTCTTCTTCCCCTGGGTCTGAGGAAGGCTCCCTTTCTGCCTTGGCCTCCTCCAGACCCCACGGGCCCTTCAGGGACCCGCATCCAGGGATCTTCTCACCCAGGCCCACCTGATGGAGAGCTGGACCCGGTTGTGTTTTCCAGGCTGTTTGTCCCTGAGCGGCCCCCGCAGAGTGACGGGCATCGTGGGGGGATCGCTGAGAGTGGAGTGTCAGTACCGGGAGGAATTCATAAACAATACCAAATACTGGTGCAAACACCCATGCGTGTTATTGAGGAAGACAGTGGAGAccacagagtcagagagagaagtgAGGAGGGGCCGCCTGTCCATCAGAGACCATCCTGCAAACCTCACCTTCACAGTGACCTTGGAGAACCTCAGAGAGGGGGATGCGGGACCGTACCGGTGTGGGATTGATGTTCCATTAACACTTGACCGCATGTTCGAGGTGGAGGTGTCTGTGACCCGAGGTGAGCATCCTCCACCCTCACTCCAGCACCAGGCTGGTCACCCGGACCTCAGGAAGGAAGTGGGACAGAAAAGCTGGGCCAGGATGACCAGGAGGGGGTTGGGCGGTGAGCCTGGCTATGGGTGGTGTCTTGGGCCCACGTTTGTTTGCACACACCCACATCTCTGTCTGTGAGTGGGGCCACCCTAGAGCTACACATGGACACCGTCAAGGTGGGCATCTTCCTGCTTCACGGGCTGGTGGGCTTCCTGCTCTGCGTCCAGGCTGCCTGCTCTCCTCACAAGGGCAGGTCCACTCTCAAGGGGCCCGTGTCCCTTTCTGGCCTGTGCAGGGTCCTGACTATGGGGGGCGCACTCTCACAAGGCCCCATTGCATACAGGCTGGCCTTGACCCCGGGGCCCTGAGGACCTGAGACGGGCCCATCCTGAGCCCAGGGGTGGGACCAGCTCCAGAGCCCGCATCTCCACCAGGCTTCTCGACCACGATCCCACTTCCAATACATACCCTGCCCTTGTGCTGGGCCAGAGGCCACCAGTGACCCTACAGTGTCCTGGAAGGACCTCCTAGGGCTCTGGGGTTTCTCTTGTAACCCCAAGGAAAGCACAAAAAGGAACCCCTACTCTGTCCTTGGACTCACCCTGCCCTGCCAGGCTGACCCTCTCTGTCCCTCTTGCTTTCCACTTGGCATTGACCGTGCTCACCTGCCCAGGGTGCatctggaggggtggggggaggggggcccaGGGACTGGCCAGGCCTGGGTGAGGCCATGGGGAGCGGTGGACACGCACATCTGACCAGATGGCCCGAGTGACCTTGACTGTGTGAGTCACAGCCACACGGGGACAGAGTGTGGGACGCGGGGAAGGAAACGGGCCTGCCTTGTGCTTCTCCCTCAGCCCCTGCTACAGCCAGCGGCCCCGAGAGGTCCACGGGCTCCCCAGGCGCTCCCACCACCCTGCCAGTGCACACCTGGAGCACCGCATCTGCTCAGGAGACCCCCGATCCCGGCCAACCTCCTCGGTAAGGGGCCACGTCCCGGGACATTGGCACCTGGGTGGTTTCTCCTCTGGGTGAGGGGACAGGTCGGGGATTTGGGTCTTCCGTCTCCGGGCCCCTCATTTATTCCCACACCGGACTGTGAAGGTCCCACTACGTGCCTGGGGCTCTGCCGTGGATGCAGTAAGACCACCCAGGCAGGATCCGGCTCCGATGAGAGTTGTGCTGTAAGGGGCAAGTCACGCCCTGGACCAGTCCACACAGAGCTCCTATGTAAATATGGTGGTTTGGGATGAGTACTATGGAGAGATACCAGCCGCTGGGGTTCGGTGAGAGTGTGTGTGGGAAGGTGATTAGATTTGCTATTTAATACATGATAATCAGGGACGCCTGGCTGAATCATTTGAGGAGACACCTGCAGGATTTGAGGACCCTGGCATTCAGGGTTCCAGGAAGTGAGAAAAGTGAGTGCAACCGTCCCACAGAAAGAGCCTTCAGGACCCCGGCCCAGGGCAGGGAGGAAGCAGGTTTCCTGGGCATTGGTGGCCGCTACACTCtgtcccctgcctccccccagCCCTCGTCATTGGTGATCTCCTGTTGAAGGCCCCAgggtcagagggcagagagaacgAAGGCggtcatttatttatccatcaactaacatgcacttttttttttactttgacttttcaccataaaacttttctaaatttaatttttattttatattagattaTAAAGTTTAGGGTACatcacaacttttaaaaattaattcattttttaatcggagggtaattgttttacagaattataTTGGTTGCCGAACACCAACATCTATCAGCCATGATTATTAGAGTATACCAGAGTTTTTAAGTGTTGACCTTTGGAGATACGTcctgagttgctaagtcatgtccagttctttgcgacaccgtggactgtagactagcaggcttctctgcccatggactcttccaggcaagaatactggagtgggtgcagTTTCttacttcagaggatcttcctgacctagggatcgaacccacgtctctcagaCCTTGGGTCTTTGGAGGTATCACACTAGTACCAGTTTCTCCCTGTGAATAAAACAGTCCCTTTCTTTTTGGGAAATCTGTTTACAGGAGAGCAGACATCACACAAAAAAGCCTACTACTGATTACTATACCCTGGAAAGGATAACCTCACACGTAGAGGGCCTTGGAAAAAATCCTTCTTCTGCCTAGATCCCTCCAGGATCCCTGGTCTCCCTCCCGTGATTCTCACGGCCCCGTCCAGCCTCATGCTCACAGTCCTAATTCTCAAGGGCTATTATTAAGCACAGAAAAGTGAGCAGAGGGCCTTAGGGTGGGCTGCCTGTCTGGGGATGATGCTTACGTGGATGGTCCTGGACTCAGGGCACAgggacgggggtggggagggactgaGGGACCAGGGTCCCCACTAAGGATGCTGCTCCCTGTCTGTCCCCGTGCCCCCCACAGGCCCCTGCTGGGCAGCGCCCACTGCCTGCTCCTGGTCTTCCTGAAGGTGCCCCTGCTCCTGGGCATGCTCAGTGCTGTCCTCTGGGTCCACAGGCCTCTGAGGAGCTCTGCGGACCGGCGGAGGCAGTCCATTTACGAGAACCAGTAGCCCCCATGTTCATCGCGTCCTCTTCGATGCTGCAGTCTGCCGCAGGATGGAAATGACCCTCTGCCCAGCTGTCCTGTATCACACTCCACCTCTCTCTCAGAACTTCTTTGTAACTTTTTTCCTAGAACATGGTTCTCATAAATCCTAAATGTAACCTACTCAATAGGTTCTTCTGAACTGTAACTACAGATCAACGTTGAGGACATACCTTCGGGTTAACTCACAGAGCATCGCTCATGTATGGATCTCTCGGGCGCTCTCCCTGAAGTCTTCATCCCCAGGAGTGTGCAAGCCTTCCTTTGGATCTGTTTTGGTGGATCCGGGCAGTTCCATGGTCTCCCCCACCATCTGTGCTACCACAATCCCTCACCTTCCACAGGGCTTGGATCCACCGTGGGGAATCTTCCAGTTGCTGAATCCGTCTAATTAATTATGCATTCTGAAGCTCAGGAAATACCAATGCAGAATGTTCATGAGTCCTTTGGGCCCACTGAGACTGAGTTCTGAGTCAAGATTCCATTGTTCACACACCTTCATAAGCCTCCGCTCTGTCTAATGGACCAAAGAGTCATGTTGGGCTTCTCCAATTGGTGTCAGTTCAGAACAGAATCCAGAGTTGCCTGAAAAATTGGTTATTCCCTCCTCATGCCCAGTCAGACTGGTTAGTGTGTTCAGGTCCTTTGTGATGGCTGGTAGAACAGTAAGATTACTCAGTTTATGCAACGTAACAgagtccttccttcctcctgttcAAGAGTAACTGAAACCCTTTCCCAGC
It encodes the following:
- the LOC139177648 gene encoding CMRF35-like molecule 6 isoform X2; translated protein: MTPRVRAGWLPSSLLLLQLPGCLSLSGPRRVTGIVGGSLRVECQYREEFINNTKYWCKHPCVLLRKTVETTESEREVRRGRLSIRDHPANLTFTVTLENLREGDAGPYRCGIDVPLTLDRMFEVEVSVTRAPATASGPERSTGSPGAPTTLPVHTWSTASAQETPDPGQPPRPLRSSADRRRQSIYENQ
- the LOC139177648 gene encoding CMRF35-like molecule 6 isoform X1, giving the protein MTPRVRAGWLPSSLLLLQLPGCLSLSGPRRVTGIVGGSLRVECQYREEFINNTKYWCKHPCVLLRKTVETTESEREVRRGRLSIRDHPANLTFTVTLENLREGDAGPYRCGIDVPLTLDRMFEVEVSVTRAPATASGPERSTGSPGAPTTLPVHTWSTASAQETPDPGQPPRPLLGSAHCLLLVFLKVPLLLGMLSAVLWVHRPLRSSADRRRQSIYENQ